GCCGGCTGCCGATCATTTATCTGGTGGATTCGGCGGGCGTGTTTTTGCCGATGCAGGATGAAATTTTTCCAGATGAGGATGACTTTGGACGAATTTTCCGCAATAACTCCATCATCTCAGCTGCCGGGATTCCGCAATACGCAGCGATTATGGGCAACTGCATCGCTGGAGGGGGGTATCTCCCTGTATTATGCGATAAACTCTTGATGACCAAAGGGAGTAGTTTGAATTTGGCAGGACCTGCTCTTGTAAAGGCGGCGATTGGCCACGAAGTGGATCCCGAAGCGCTTGGCGGAGCTGAAATGCACGCATCGATCAGCGGCACTGTGGATTTTTTGGAAGAGAACGACGATTCATGCTTGGAGCGTTTGCGTGCGTTGGCTGATTTACTGCCGATGGATGAATCCGTGAAAAGCAGCTATCAGACAGAAATGCCGCCGGATCATCTTTACGATTTGATGGATGCAGCTTATGATGCCCGCGATCTTTTGGCCTGTATTGTCGATAAGGAATCGATCCTGGAATATAAGGCCGATTATGGCAAGCCTCTTGTGACAGCCTTTGCAAAAATTGACGGGCATCCAGTGGGAGTGATCGCTAACCAACGGCACCAGACGAAGACAGGAAGAGGAGAGGTAGAGATTGGCGGGGTGATTTATGCCGATAGTGCGGACAAGGCGGCTCGTTTTGTGATGGATTGCAATCAAACCAAGATTCCCCTCATCTTTTTTCAGGATGTCATGGGATTTATGGTCGGAGAAGCTGCCGAGCAAGCGGGGATCATCCGATCAGGAGCTAAGCTTGTTAATGCTGTGAGCAATTCGATCGTGCCGAAAATTACTGTAGTGGTGGGAAATTCATTTGGAGCAGGGAATTATGCCTTATGCGGCAAAGCGTATGATCCCAACTTTCTTTTTGCTTGGCCAAATGCCAAATATGCTGTGATGGGAGCCGATCAGGCGGCCGGGACTTTGCTGAGCATTCGCGCTAAACAAGCGGAAAAGGAAGAAAACACGGACGTATTCCAAAAAATTCGCGAATCGTATGCGCAGCAGATGGATATTCGCTATGGAGCAGCAAGAGGATGGATCGATGCAATCATAGCTCCCCATGAGACGCGTAAAGTGTTAACCAATTGCTTGCGGTTTGTCAAGCGAGCGCCCCTGTCTGAAAAAACGTTTCACACCGGAGTGATGCAGGTATGATTAACCTGTATTTCTCACAAGATCTCGGTGAAGGTGGGCAAGATGTTTGGTCGGATTTGCTTTCAAGTACCCGAGAACATTGTCAGATGACCAAGGCGAGGGTATTTGAAAGCAAAGATGGCCGGGCAGATTGTCCAGATTCACCAAGAGGTTATGAGAAATGCGGGTTAAGATAGGAAATGCTCAAGGGTTTTGGGGTGATCAAGCAGGTGCGGCGGCGCGCCTGCTTGCGCTTCAGCCCGATCTTGACTATCTCACGATGGATTACCTTGCCGAGGTCTCCCTTTCCCTTTTGGCAATACAGAAGGAGCGTATCCCTTCTCTGGGGTATGCCAGAGATTTTATCGAAGAATTGCGCGGATTGATCCCGCACTGGGAGAAAGGTTCGCACGTTAAAGTGGTGGTGAATGCCGGAGGATTGAATCCTATAGCTTGCGCGCGATCTTGCGCTGAGATGTTAAAGAACAGTAAGAAAATAGCGGTTGTGATCGGAGATGATGTACTCGAGATCATCGCTCGAGGGGGAGAGTATCTCAATTTAGATACCGGAGAAGAGGTGGAAAGCGTTCGGCCTCTTCTCGTTTCAGCAAATGCTTATGTTGGGGCAGCTGCAATCGCGGAAGCATTGAATCGGGGAGCAGATATTGTGATTACCGGAAGGGTTGCAGATCCGAGTTTAGTTGTAGCTTGCTGCATTTCGCATTTTAACTGGAAGCTTGATGCGTATGATCAGCTTGCACAAGCGACCGTTGCGGGGCATTTGATTGAGTGTGGAACACAGGTGACCGGCGGGATTTCCACGCATTGGCTTGACATTGAAAATAGGGAAAATTTGGGTTTCCCTATCGTAGAAGTGGAGGCCAACGGGACATTTGTCGTGACGAAACCGGAAGGAACCGGTGGTGTTGTCAATGAACAGACAGTTAAAGAACAGCTTCTTTATGAGATTGGAGATCCCGATCGCTATCTCAGCCCGGATGTAGAGGTCTCTTTTTTAGAGCTGTCTTTGGAGGAAAGAGGCGAAAACAGGATACAAGTGAGCGGAGCTATTGGAAGATCGCCTCCGAGTACTTATAAGGTGAGTGCGACATTTCGCGATGGGTTTGCAGCGGAAGGGATGGTGGCTCTTTTCGGCACTTATCTAAGGGAAAAGGCTTCTCTTTGCGGACAAATGGTTTTTGAAAGGGTGAAGCAGGCGGGGTTTGTTTTGGAAAGCACGCATGTTGAATGCATAGGCTTAGGAGACGTCGTCAAGGGCGTGATGCAGCCTATTGATGATCGGAATCTTCGCGAAGGGATGCTGCGTATCGGTGCCAAGGACAGTAGAAGAGAGGCGATCGACTGCTTTGCAAAAGCGATCGCTCCTTTGGTTACGAGCGGTCCGCAAGGGGTTACAGGCTATTTCCATGCACGGCCGAAAACGCGTCAAGTATTTGGTTTCTGGCCCTGTCTGATTCCCGTGGATCTTGTGCATTTATCCGTTGAGTGGGTGGAGGCTTAAGTGATCAAAGAAAAGGTGCGGCTTAGGGAAATCGCCTACGCAAGAAGCGGAGATAAAGGAAGGCATGCCAATGTTGGAGTCATTGCCTATACAGAAGATGGCTATAGATTTTTGGCGGAAAACCTGACAGAAGAGATCGTCCATGCCTTTTTTGAACAGATGGGTGTAGAAGAGACAGAGCGCTATTTGCTGCCAAATTTGGGAGCATTAAATTTTTTTCTCAAAGGGATTTTAGGAGAAGGAGGAAGCCGCTCGCTTAGGATTGATGCGCAAGGAAAAGCTCTTGGGCAGGCGTTGCTTGAATTGGAACTCGTGGTTCCGGAGGATGTGTTATGTCGGTGCAGGTTGTAAAAAACGATCATTATACAGTGATCCGGATGAACCGTCCGGAAAAGCGGAATGCCCTCTCTTGTGCATTGATGAAGGAGATGATCGCAGCTCTTGATGAGATCAGACAGGATTCCGATCAGCGCGCTGTTTTGTTCATTGGCGAAGGGCCTGTATTTTGTTCAGGTCTTGATTTGCGGGAAATGTCAGACCTTAGCAAATCCAGGGATTCTGCTGATTGTTTAAGTCGGTTGCTCAGCATCATTTATTCTTTTCCGTTGACGACAGTCTGCGGTGTACATGGCGCTGCAGTTGCCGGAGGGGCTGCCATCATGTCTGCATGCGATCTCGTCTATGCGGAGGAGGGAGCAAAAATCTGGTTTCCTGAAGTGCGAAAAGGAATCGTTGCCGGCTTCGTGAGTGCACTGCTCCAGAAGCAAATGCGGATGAGAGAAATGAAAGAGCTGTTGTTGCTAGGAGATCCAGTTTCGGCGCAGCGGGCTTGCGAAATGGGATTAGTCACACGTGTGATTCCCGATGGAAGCTTAGCGGATGAAACAAAGAAAGTTTTAGCTCAGATTTTGAAAGGAGCTCCTCAAACCATGCGTTTAAGTAAGGAATTGCTTGAAAAATTAGATTCTTCGCCTTTGGAGCATTCTTGGAAAGTCGCTGAGAGTTTTCATCTCCAGTCCCGGGCTTCCGAGGAGGCGCGTGAAGGCGCTTTGGCGTTTATTGAAAAGCGGGAACCGAAATGGTTAAAACAATGAAATTTTTTGCAATTGAAGGAAACCGTCAACATCTTGATGGAGGCGCGATGTTTGGCAACGCGCCTAAAGCGATGTGGGAGAAGTGGGTGTATCCTGACGATCTAAACCGCATTCCGCTTGCGACGCGCGCACTGTTGGTTCGCTTAGATGATGGCCGCAACGTCTTGTTTGAAGTTGGAGTTGGGGCATTTTTCGATCCCGAGCTAAAAAAGAGATTTGGGATCGAACCTGAAGAGGATCTCTTGCTCAAAAATCTCAATCAGAGCGGCGTGGGGGAGGCAGATATCGACATCGTTGTGCTTTCCCATTTGCACTTTGATCATGCGGGAGGACTTCTGCCTGAATATGGAGACGATCCTCCAAAATTGAAATTTCCCAATGCTGTTTACTATGTGGGAGCAGAGCATTGGGAATATGCACAAAATCCGCATCCCCGCGAGCGCGCATCGTTTATTCCGCTTCTTCATGAGCTACTGCACGCATCCGATCGACTTGTTCTCATCGATAAACCCGAGCATCCTGATTTGAATTTCGGAGTCACGTTCCGTTTTTCGGAAGGGCATACTCGAGGGATGATGCTTTCTCAGCTTGCTACCGATGATGGTCCTCTTATTTTTGTGACCGATCTTATCCCGGGAAACGCTTGGGTGCATTTGCCGTTGACGATGGGATATGATCGGTTTCCTGAGCTGAAAGTGGACGAAAAGCGGGAGCTTTACGAGTCTTTGTTGGAAAAGGGTGCGAGATTTTTCTACACTCACGACCCCAATATTGCCTGCGCTGCATTGAAGCAGAATGAAGAGGGGAGGTATTTTGGAGAGCCGGTGGAATTATAACGATTATGATAATGAACCTATCCCGATATTCAAATTTGACATCTATTCCTTCTTTTTGGCTCTTTTTTTCGACCGCTTCTTGTAAATCTTCACTAAGATTCACAGCGAAGCGGTCGAAGAAAATTTCTCAAAAAGAAAAAACATCTGCACAAATAGCAATATCGGGATAGGTTCATGAGTCTTCAAATAGCATCCTGCGCCCATTTTTCCGTGGAGAATTATCCATAAATAATTCTTATCAATAAATTGTCGAGTCGATTAGGATCCATGTCCATAAAAAATGGAGTTGTCGATGCTGAAGCGATTATTGATTTTTGTTTTCCTTCCGTTTTTGATTTACAGCGATGAAGAGAATCAAGTGGAGCTTCTTTCAGACCGTTTTCAAGCGCCTTCAGGCATCGTTGCCGGCTGCGTCAATGTCGTCACAGGCAATTACTTCCTCGTTGAAACAGACCTTTATGTTCCAGGCCCCGTACCGATTATTTACAAACGTTTTTACAATAGCGGAAACCTTGGAGGCGGAATACTTGGCGGAGCTTGGGGGGCGTGGAACGATAACTACCACACTTTAGCAATCCGCCATAAGTGTGTAGTATCAGAAGGCCCGGCAATCGTTCATATTAATGATGGAGCAGGGGTTTTGCAGTATGAAGGGGAGTTAAACACAGACTATGAGCATTTAAGCTATGCCAGCGACCATCTCAAATGGGGAGTGATCAACGGACTTCAGGGATCAGATAGCGCGCGCTATAACGTCATGAAGCGAAAGGTTTATTTGAAATGCGATCCTTATCCTGCAATCAAGATTGCTCATGAAAATGGGGAGGAGTGGCAGTTTACCGCGTTTTCAGACTCTCCTTTTCGCAACTGGATGCGGATGAATCAAAAGATAAGCGACAACCAAACATATCAAAGCTATAGTTATCAAGGGCCCGGCAACGTTGTGATTGACTGTGTCAAATTTTACGACAGCCGGGACCTCATGCTAGGCTCCCTTAAATTCATCAGGCATTACAACAACAAAGAACTGAAGCAGCTCGACTTAAACTTGCATGACGGCCAATGGGCCACAATGTTGTATAAGAACGAAAAGATTGCTTATGTTTCAAGACCTGTTGCAGCGCACACAGCTTACGACTGGAAAGATGGCCGCATCGTCAAGCGGATGCTTCAAGTCGATACCCATTTCACAGAAATTCAATATTATGAGAAGGGAAAACCAACCATTGGCGGCAGAAAAGTCAATATCAGATATGAAGACGACCGGCGTATCGGACGAGTCGCCGAGCTTCGGGCACCCGTTGGAACAAGTGCAGCCCCCATTGCCACACATCGATTTTACTATTATTTACAAGATAAAAATCGGGCAAAAGGCCCAATTAGCGGCTTTTGTGAAGTAAGGGATGCTTATGACTATAAGAAAGTGTACACCTTTAACAACAAGCAGCGTCTGACCTGTATTGAGGATTACACCCGAACAGAAGAGATTTACCGAACAGAAAGATTTTTTTGGGATAGCCACTATTTCGCATTTAGCTGCAAACATGATGAATCGGAGAAGATCTCAAAAGGTTATTTCCAACACTACGACGACCAGCGAAATATTTCCCAATGCACCATTGTAGGCAACTTAACCGGATTATGCGAAAAACTGCCTGAATATCTACCTTTATATCAATCCGTATATCCACCTAGGTACGTCTCTGGGCGGAGAAAAAAAATAAAGTACGAGAGTCATCACATCCATTACAAGTACAATGACCGCAATCTCGTCACCGAAAAAAATGACGGCAGGCAAACCGTCCACACCACCTATGTAGGAGACTCTTCTCAAATAGCTTCCAAGATCATATCGGATAGCGATGGCATAAAAGAGAGAACTTTTTACACATATGATGCCGCAGGCGCAGTCATTGAAGAGATCAAAGATAACGGCAGCACACCCCATGTTTCCGACTTAACAGGAGTATCGCAAAGATTAATCACACGTACACAGCCGACAACAACATCACCTGTAGGCCTTCCGAGAATCGTCGAAGAGTTTTACCTGAACCTTGAGACGCAAGAAGAAATCTTCCTGAAAAAAACAATCAACACCTACGATCGGTGCGGCAGCCTGATTAAGCAAGATATTTACGACTCAGAAGGCAATCATGCCTCCACTCGCGAATGGAAATACAACGAGCACCGCAAAGTCACCTGGGAAAAAGATCCATTAGGAAGAGTTTCAACCTATACCTATGATGCCCATGACAACTGCCGCAAGAAAATCACCCCGACACAAGAAGAGGAATGCACATACGATTTCTCTAACCGTTTAATCAAAAGAACAATCCGTCGGCCCGTTTTCCTAACCGAGTCGTATACCTACGACTACAAGCACAACTGCACCTCCTCAACCGATATCTATGGCAATACCACTCATTACGCTTACGATGAATTTGACCGGTTGATCAAAAAAACACTTCCGGAGGGCGCCGTTGAAGAGTATCGCTACGATATCGACGATAATCAGACACAAGTCATCGACGGCAATGGACACCTGACGCAGAAAAAATATACCGCATACGGCCTTCCCTACCATATCAAATATCCCGATGGAACAGAAGAGAGATACATCTATCAAACAGACGGCGTATTAGAACAGCACATCGACCAAAACGGCACGCGCACCGTCTACACCCACGACTACAAAAAGCGGAAAACCTCAGAAGAGGTTTACTCTGATAAAGAAGAGCTTCTGTTATCGAAATACTGGATCTATAACGCCTACCATCTCATAAAAGAGATCGATCCCGAAGGAACAGTCACCGAATACAGCTATGATGGAGCCGGAAGGCTCGCTTCAAAAACATGCGGAGAGCGTGAAACCCTCTACGGCTACGATTCCCTCGGCAGGCAGAATCAAACATGGGAAAAATTTGCCGAAGGGCAATACCGCGTCTCCATTAAAATCTTCGATCCCTTAGATCAAGTCATTGAAGAGCGGATCGAAGATCAAGAAGGCACCCTTTTTTCAAAAACCCTCTTTTCCTACGACTTCGACGGCAACCTCGTTAAGCGCACCCGTTTGACAGACAACGGCTTGGAGACAGCCTCCAAGGAGTATAACGCCTTAGGTCAAGTGACAAAAACCATCGACCCCAATGGAAACGAAACCCATTTTACCTATACCTATGGCAAGCAGCCCGCCACCACCAAAACCGATCCCCTCGGCCGGCAGACCCGCTCGCTATTTGACAGCCAGAACAACCTCATCAAAGAAGAGAAGTTGGATCCTTTAGGAAACCCCCTTCATACAGCCATCTTCGTTTACGACCCCGTCGGCAATCTCTTAGAAAGAGAAGATCGTGTCTATGTCGATCAGACACATGAAAGAACGCTTTTCACAGCATTTGAATACGATGCCTTAAACAGGCAGACAGCCATCATCGAACCTGAAGGGAAGATCACTCGGACCGACTATACACCGACAGGGAAAGTTGCCTGCATCTACAAACCGGACGGCAAAGCGATCATCCACGTTTATGACCCTCTAGATCGATTAAAAGAACTGTTCTCATCCGATGGAACCGTGCATGACCATTATTGCTACGACCTGAACGATCAGATCGTTCAAACCACAGATCAGATCCATCAAACAACACTTGAAAGAGTCTTTGATGCCCATGGAAACATCCTTTCAGAAAGCTTCGGCGATTACACTATCGACTATGCTTATGACCCCTTAGGGCGTTTAATCAAGCAGACGCTTCCCGACGGCTCCACAATCAACTACACCTACAATGCAGAGCATCTGTTGTCTGTTGCGCGGGATCATTGTATTCACCAGTATGCCTACGATTTGTCAGGGCGGGTAAAAGAGACCCATTCACGCACGGCAGGCAAGACAGTGTATCATTATAACTTAAACGGAGCTCCCCTTGCATTGGAGTCGGAGAAACTGGTTCAGGAGTGTACCTATGATGCCGTTGGGAATTTGACCGCGTTAAAGCAGATCGACCCGTTAGGGGAGGTCAACTGTCAGTATCGCTACGATCATTTAGATCAACTCGTATCAGAGTCTGGATTTGCGGAGTACACCTATCATTCAGACTCCTTTGCAAACAGACGGCTAAAAGATCAATCGCACTATCAGGTAAACGATTTAAACCAGCTTATCGATCTCGACGGCCGGCATTTTTCCTACGATCAAAATGGCAACTTAGAATCTTTTGAAACAGAGCACAATTGTGTCTACGACGCTCTCGATCGCCTGATTGAAGTGCACACGCAAGAGTGCACCTGCCTCTATACCTATGATCCCTTTCATCGCCGGCTGAGTCGAACGGTATTGAACCAAGAGGGATCTTTGCAGCAACACTATCTCTATAGCGGCGATAAGGAGATTGGTTTGCTTGTGCAGGGAGAGATTCGTCAGTTGAGGATCTTAGGCAACCCCGCTGAAGAGATCGGCTCGGCAGTGCTGTTTGAAATCGATGGCATCAAGTACGTTCCCCAGCATGATTTAAGGGGGAATGTTGTCCTTTTGCTCAGTCCAGCCGGAAAGGCAGAGGTCTATCGTTACTCAGCATTTGGAGAGGAGTTGTTTCAGGAACCGGTTTCTCCGTGGCGTTTTTCTTCCAAGCGGGTAGATGAAGAGACGGGCTGGGTCTATTTCGGGAGGCGTTATTACGCACCTTCTTGGGGAAGGTGGACGACAGCAGACCCCGCCTGGTTTGCAGACGGCCCGAACCTCTATGCCTATGTGCACAACAACCCTTTAAAATATGTGGATCCGGACGGTCTGTCGGCAATCGAGCATCAGCAGATGAACAGACCCGGGACGCAAGGGACGTTTTTTGGAAGCTTTTCCCGAGGCATATTAGATGATACGAGCTGGGGAGCAAGCAGCTGGATGCTGGGAGATTACGTGTGTGATAACTGGCAGTCGAGCTTGGGATATGGAATGGGGACCGGAGTCTCCATGATGGCAGGTCTTGTCTATGGCGGAACAGAGGCGAAGTTGCTTGGTGCTGCAGGGAAGGGGGTGAACCGGGCGGCGCGTTGGCTTAACTTTGCAGAGAAGGAGGTGAAGGCTGCGTGCAAGATGGAGGGAACGGCAGCTAAGATCTCAAGAGACATTGCGCCAAAGATTGAACGGTCTGTGAAGGATGTTGTTTCGAATGGAGGAAAGGGGAATTACCAGGCTCTTAGTTCAAAATCAGGAGCAGACCTTAATCGTCATTTATTTTATAGTCAAAAATATGGAAAGGAAACTACTCGACATCTCGAAAATGGTAGAGTTAGATATTATGGTACTCTTAAGCTTCCTCGCACTCCAGGAGAAATGATTGGAAGAAGATATGTTCATGAGTTTGATCCTGCCACGGGATTATCTAGAGGATGGCATGAAACTCTGGATTCTTCTTTGAAAGTCAGGCAGGTACGACCTCAAACTTCTTTTCAACCTAAACGTCACTATTTTTTTGATCAGAATGGTTTATTGGAAAAAATATGGTAAAAATCATGGTAATGCTTACTTTGGATTCAGTTCGCAAAGTGTTTTTAGATGTTATTGAAGAAAAAAAATCTTTTGGGGAAGCTAGTCGTTGGGCTTCTGAAATGATTGAAAAAGACGAAAGAGGATTGCTCGAATTTGATCCTAAGGAGGACATTTCGACCATATTCTCGGGTTTAACCTATTTATTAGGAGTTGATTTAGAAGAATCTCCAGGTGTGTATTTTCACTCAATTCAGAACGTAAAAGATGAGTATAACGAACTTTTTTATTAAGTAAACTAGACGAGACTTAATCAGACACCTTGGCGCTCAACTTTTAGGATATGATCCCTTTCATCGCCGGCTGAGTCGAACGGTTTGCCATCAGGGAAATCTTCTCAATGAGCAGCGCTACCTTTATAGCGGCGATAAGGAGATCGGCTTGCTTGAGCAGGGAGAGATTCGTCAGTTGAGGATCTTAGGCGACCCTGTTGAAGAGATCGGCTCGGCAGTGCTGTTTGAAATCGATGGCATCAAGTATGTTCCCCAGCATGATTTAAGGGGGAATGTTGTCCTTTTACTCAGTCCAGCCGGAAAGGCAGAGGTCTATCGTTACTCAGCATTTGGAGAGGAGTTGTTTCAAGAAACAGTGTCTCCATGGCGTTTTTCTTCCAAGCGGGTAGATGAGGAGACGGGCTGGGTTTATTTTGGGAGGCGTTATTATGCACCTTCTTGGGGAAGGTGGACAACAGCGGACCCCGCCTGGTTTGCAGACGGCCCTAATCTCTATGCCTATGTGCACAACAACCCTCTGAGATATGTGGATCCGGACGGTCTGTCGGCAATCGAGCATCAGCAGATGAACAGACCCGGGACGCAAGGGACGTTTTTTGGAAGCTTTTCCCGAGGCATATTAGATGATACGAGCTGGGGAGCAAGCAGCTGGATGCTGGGAGATTACGTGTGTGATAACTGGCAGTCGAGCTTGGGATATGGAATGGGGACCGGAGTCTCCATGATGACAGGTCTTGTCTATGGCGGAACGGAGGCGAAGCTGCTTGGTGTTGCCGGGAAAGGGCCTGAACCGGGCGGCGCGTTGGCTTAACTTTGCAGAGAAGGAGGTGAAGGCTGCGTGCAAGATGGAAGGGATGGCAGCTAAGATCTCTAGGGAGATTGCGCCAAAGATTGAACGGCCTGTGAAGGATGTTGTTTCGAATGGAGGAAAGGGACAGATTTGGTCCGAGACAAAGAAAAGATCATCGGTAACTAATGCTTATAAACATTGGAAGGATCATGGTAATGAATTTCCTGAGTTAAATAATGCAAAGGAGTATGTAGATCGAGCTCATAATTTTTTAAGAGATCCAAGTGCTTTATCAAGAACTAGACCGAACGGAGAAATATTGAAATATGATTCTCGTAGCAATACATTCGGCTCATATACCAAGGATGGAATTCCTAAAACACTTTTTAAGCCAGATCCATCAAAACATAGACATTCAACTAATCTTGAGTACTTTTATGGCCAATGATAAATTAAAAAAAAATTGTAGGGTTTGTGGTCTTGTTCTAGACGATCCTCCTTGGGGAGAAGATGGTGCTACCCCCTCTTTTGATTATTGTCCTTGTTGTGGTGTTGAATTTGGCTATCAAGACTGTTCTACAGAGGCTGCTAAGCATTATAGAAAATGTTGGATCAGTGAGGGAGCGAACTGGGCTGAAAAAAACGAAATGCCTTTTAACTGGTCTTTAGAAGAGCAACTTAAAAATATTCCTAATGAATTTAAATAGATAATTGGCAGTCGAGTTGAGGGTCTTAGGCGATCCCCCTGAAGAGATCGGCTCGGCCGGCAGACCCGCTCGCTATTTGACAGCCAAAACAACCTCATCAAAGAAGAGAAGCTCGACCCCTTAGGAAACCCCCTTCATACAGCCATCTTCGTTTACGACCCCGC
This genomic window from Waddlia chondrophila WSU 86-1044 contains:
- a CDS encoding acyl-CoA carboxylase subunit beta — translated: MTLLRLTEELQAEEQRLRQGGGEKGRERQRKYGRLTVRERLEKLLDDAAHFQELQLWAAYGMYTEWGGAPSAGVVAGIGKVCGRDFMVIANDATVKAGAMFPQSVKKILRAQRIAFECRLPIIYLVDSAGVFLPMQDEIFPDEDDFGRIFRNNSIISAAGIPQYAAIMGNCIAGGGYLPVLCDKLLMTKGSSLNLAGPALVKAAIGHEVDPEALGGAEMHASISGTVDFLEENDDSCLERLRALADLLPMDESVKSSYQTEMPPDHLYDLMDAAYDARDLLACIVDKESILEYKADYGKPLVTAFAKIDGHPVGVIANQRHQTKTGRGEVEIGGVIYADSADKAARFVMDCNQTKIPLIFFQDVMGFMVGEAAEQAGIIRSGAKLVNAVSNSIVPKITVVVGNSFGAGNYALCGKAYDPNFLFAWPNAKYAVMGADQAAGTLLSIRAKQAEKEENTDVFQKIRESYAQQMDIRYGAARGWIDAIIAPHETRKVLTNCLRFVKRAPLSEKTFHTGVMQV
- a CDS encoding acyclic terpene utilization AtuA family protein, whose product is MRVKIGNAQGFWGDQAGAAARLLALQPDLDYLTMDYLAEVSLSLLAIQKERIPSLGYARDFIEELRGLIPHWEKGSHVKVVVNAGGLNPIACARSCAEMLKNSKKIAVVIGDDVLEIIARGGEYLNLDTGEEVESVRPLLVSANAYVGAAAIAEALNRGADIVITGRVADPSLVVACCISHFNWKLDAYDQLAQATVAGHLIECGTQVTGGISTHWLDIENRENLGFPIVEVEANGTFVVTKPEGTGGVVNEQTVKEQLLYEIGDPDRYLSPDVEVSFLELSLEERGENRIQVSGAIGRSPPSTYKVSATFRDGFAAEGMVALFGTYLREKASLCGQMVFERVKQAGFVLESTHVECIGLGDVVKGVMQPIDDRNLREGMLRIGAKDSRREAIDCFAKAIAPLVTSGPQGVTGYFHARPKTRQVFGFWPCLIPVDLVHLSVEWVEA
- a CDS encoding AtuA-related protein, giving the protein MIKEKVRLREIAYARSGDKGRHANVGVIAYTEDGYRFLAENLTEEIVHAFFEQMGVEETERYLLPNLGALNFFLKGILGEGGSRSLRIDAQGKALGQALLELELVVPEDVLCRCRL
- a CDS encoding enoyl-CoA hydratase/isomerase family protein, translating into MSVQVVKNDHYTVIRMNRPEKRNALSCALMKEMIAALDEIRQDSDQRAVLFIGEGPVFCSGLDLREMSDLSKSRDSADCLSRLLSIIYSFPLTTVCGVHGAAVAGGAAIMSACDLVYAEEGAKIWFPEVRKGIVAGFVSALLQKQMRMREMKELLLLGDPVSAQRACEMGLVTRVIPDGSLADETKKVLAQILKGAPQTMRLSKELLEKLDSSPLEHSWKVAESFHLQSRASEEAREGALAFIEKREPKWLKQ
- a CDS encoding MBL fold metallo-hydrolase, with protein sequence MKFFAIEGNRQHLDGGAMFGNAPKAMWEKWVYPDDLNRIPLATRALLVRLDDGRNVLFEVGVGAFFDPELKKRFGIEPEEDLLLKNLNQSGVGEADIDIVVLSHLHFDHAGGLLPEYGDDPPKLKFPNAVYYVGAEHWEYAQNPHPRERASFIPLLHELLHASDRLVLIDKPEHPDLNFGVTFRFSEGHTRGMMLSQLATDDGPLIFVTDLIPGNAWVHLPLTMGYDRFPELKVDEKRELYESLLEKGARFFYTHDPNIACAALKQNEEGRYFGEPVEL
- a CDS encoding RHS repeat-associated core domain-containing protein, whose amino-acid sequence is MLKRLLIFVFLPFLIYSDEENQVELLSDRFQAPSGIVAGCVNVVTGNYFLVETDLYVPGPVPIIYKRFYNSGNLGGGILGGAWGAWNDNYHTLAIRHKCVVSEGPAIVHINDGAGVLQYEGELNTDYEHLSYASDHLKWGVINGLQGSDSARYNVMKRKVYLKCDPYPAIKIAHENGEEWQFTAFSDSPFRNWMRMNQKISDNQTYQSYSYQGPGNVVIDCVKFYDSRDLMLGSLKFIRHYNNKELKQLDLNLHDGQWATMLYKNEKIAYVSRPVAAHTAYDWKDGRIVKRMLQVDTHFTEIQYYEKGKPTIGGRKVNIRYEDDRRIGRVAELRAPVGTSAAPIATHRFYYYLQDKNRAKGPISGFCEVRDAYDYKKVYTFNNKQRLTCIEDYTRTEEIYRTERFFWDSHYFAFSCKHDESEKISKGYFQHYDDQRNISQCTIVGNLTGLCEKLPEYLPLYQSVYPPRYVSGRRKKIKYESHHIHYKYNDRNLVTEKNDGRQTVHTTYVGDSSQIASKIISDSDGIKERTFYTYDAAGAVIEEIKDNGSTPHVSDLTGVSQRLITRTQPTTTSPVGLPRIVEEFYLNLETQEEIFLKKTINTYDRCGSLIKQDIYDSEGNHASTREWKYNEHRKVTWEKDPLGRVSTYTYDAHDNCRKKITPTQEEECTYDFSNRLIKRTIRRPVFLTESYTYDYKHNCTSSTDIYGNTTHYAYDEFDRLIKKTLPEGAVEEYRYDIDDNQTQVIDGNGHLTQKKYTAYGLPYHIKYPDGTEERYIYQTDGVLEQHIDQNGTRTVYTHDYKKRKTSEEVYSDKEELLLSKYWIYNAYHLIKEIDPEGTVTEYSYDGAGRLASKTCGERETLYGYDSLGRQNQTWEKFAEGQYRVSIKIFDPLDQVIEERIEDQEGTLFSKTLFSYDFDGNLVKRTRLTDNGLETASKEYNALGQVTKTIDPNGNETHFTYTYGKQPATTKTDPLGRQTRSLFDSQNNLIKEEKLDPLGNPLHTAIFVYDPVGNLLEREDRVYVDQTHERTLFTAFEYDALNRQTAIIEPEGKITRTDYTPTGKVACIYKPDGKAIIHVYDPLDRLKELFSSDGTVHDHYCYDLNDQIVQTTDQIHQTTLERVFDAHGNILSESFGDYTIDYAYDPLGRLIKQTLPDGSTINYTYNAEHLLSVARDHCIHQYAYDLSGRVKETHSRTAGKTVYHYNLNGAPLALESEKLVQECTYDAVGNLTALKQIDPLGEVNCQYRYDHLDQLVSESGFAEYTYHSDSFANRRLKDQSHYQVNDLNQLIDLDGRHFSYDQNGNLESFETEHNCVYDALDRLIEVHTQECTCLYTYDPFHRRLSRTVLNQEGSLQQHYLYSGDKEIGLLVQGEIRQLRILGNPAEEIGSAVLFEIDGIKYVPQHDLRGNVVLLLSPAGKAEVYRYSAFGEELFQEPVSPWRFSSKRVDEETGWVYFGRRYYAPSWGRWTTADPAWFADGPNLYAYVHNNPLKYVDPDGLSAIEHQQMNRPGTQGTFFGSFSRGILDDTSWGASSWMLGDYVCDNWQSSLGYGMGTGVSMMAGLVYGGTEAKLLGAAGKGVNRAARWLNFAEKEVKAACKMEGTAAKISRDIAPKIERSVKDVVSNGGKGNYQALSSKSGADLNRHLFYSQKYGKETTRHLENGRVRYYGTLKLPRTPGEMIGRRYVHEFDPATGLSRGWHETLDSSLKVRQVRPQTSFQPKRHYFFDQNGLLEKIW